Proteins encoded by one window of Nocardioides euryhalodurans:
- a CDS encoding ABC transporter permease — MTTQGTGTSLEHKVHAVRLGLNRGRMELVQSIRSTQDQWFYMFTAALTLGYLWIRRDAETGVEGIPFAAVALPSILGALIAFGVVVGPAYSLAMEKEDGTLLRHRAIPDGLVGYFSGQLLFHSLSLVPQLVVILVPSLILFDGLMADPSGWFTVVWVTVLGLLASLPIGMVIGSLVPGVQKVGMWGMLPIMVLAGISGIFYPVQQLWGWVQVVAQAFPMYWMGLGMRSAFLPDSAAALEIGGSWRTVETVTVLGLWAVAGALLTPVVLRRMARKQTGSQVQAAREASMQWVK; from the coding sequence ATGACCACGCAGGGGACGGGCACCTCGCTCGAGCACAAGGTCCACGCCGTGCGGCTCGGGCTCAACCGCGGCCGGATGGAGCTCGTCCAGAGCATCCGGTCGACCCAGGACCAGTGGTTCTACATGTTCACGGCGGCGTTGACGCTGGGCTACCTGTGGATCCGCCGCGACGCCGAGACGGGCGTCGAGGGCATCCCCTTCGCCGCCGTCGCCCTCCCCAGCATCCTCGGGGCACTCATCGCCTTCGGGGTGGTGGTCGGGCCGGCCTACAGCCTGGCGATGGAGAAGGAGGACGGCACGCTGCTGCGGCACCGGGCGATCCCCGACGGCCTGGTGGGCTACTTCAGCGGCCAGCTGCTCTTCCACAGCCTCAGCCTGGTGCCGCAGCTGGTCGTGATCCTGGTGCCGAGCCTGATCCTGTTCGACGGCCTGATGGCCGACCCCAGCGGCTGGTTCACCGTGGTCTGGGTGACGGTGCTCGGGCTGCTCGCCTCGCTGCCGATCGGGATGGTCATCGGCTCGCTCGTGCCGGGGGTCCAGAAGGTCGGCATGTGGGGGATGCTCCCGATCATGGTGCTCGCCGGCATCTCCGGGATCTTCTACCCCGTGCAGCAGCTGTGGGGCTGGGTGCAGGTCGTGGCGCAGGCCTTCCCGATGTACTGGATGGGCCTCGGGATGCGGTCGGCGTTCCTGCCCGACAGCGCCGCGGCGCTGGAGATCGGGGGCTCGTGGCGCACCGTCGAGACGGTGACGGTGCTGGGTCTGTGGGCAGTGGCAGGAGCGCTCCTCACCCCCGTGGTGCTACGGCGGATGGCCCGCAAGCAGACCGGCTCCCAGGTGCAGGCGGCCCGCGAGGCGAGCATGCAGTGGGTCAAGTGA
- a CDS encoding helix-turn-helix transcriptional regulator, translating to MSESVHNRIALLRAEQGVSRRALADELGVHYQTVGYLERGEYNPSLHLALRIADFFGVPVEVVFSTEPFPRVSDQSRPA from the coding sequence GTGAGCGAGTCGGTCCACAACCGGATCGCCCTGCTCCGCGCGGAGCAGGGCGTGAGCCGGCGCGCGCTCGCCGACGAGCTCGGCGTGCACTACCAGACCGTCGGCTACCTCGAGCGCGGCGAGTACAACCCCTCGCTGCACCTCGCCCTCCGGATCGCCGACTTCTTCGGCGTACCGGTCGAGGTGGTCTTCTCGACCGAGCCGTTCCCGCGGGTCAGCGACCAGTCGCGCCCGGCGTGA